The Oscillospiraceae bacterium genome has a window encoding:
- the tsf gene encoding translation elongation factor Ts, whose translation MAITAKQVADLRAKTGVGMMECKKALTAANGDDEEAIKILREKGLSVAAKKSGRVAAEGVVDIAYCDECKTAAMIEVNIETDFAAKNETFANFVKDILGVILKYKPADINALNALPFSADMTVEAAVKDKIFTIGENINIRRFTVVEGTISTYVHGKGAIGVIVKMAEPASDNPLFAEAAKNMALQIAAMGPQYLDEASVPASVIESEKEIIAATIKNDEANAKKPANIIDKMVLGKLSKFYETNCLLLQSYVKDDQLNVKKYLASVSAEIGSPVAVEAFYKYERGEGIEKKEENYAEEIAKLAGIATK comes from the coding sequence ATGGCAATAACAGCAAAACAGGTCGCCGATCTGCGCGCAAAGACCGGAGTCGGCATGATGGAATGCAAAAAGGCCCTCACCGCCGCCAACGGCGACGACGAAGAGGCAATAAAGATTCTCCGCGAAAAGGGCCTCTCAGTCGCCGCGAAAAAATCCGGCAGAGTCGCCGCGGAAGGCGTCGTCGACATTGCGTACTGCGATGAATGCAAGACCGCCGCAATGATCGAAGTAAATATTGAAACAGACTTTGCCGCAAAGAATGAAACCTTTGCAAATTTCGTCAAGGACATTCTCGGTGTCATCCTCAAATATAAACCCGCGGATATCAACGCGCTCAACGCGCTCCCGTTTTCCGCGGATATGACAGTCGAAGCGGCAGTCAAGGACAAGATCTTCACAATCGGCGAAAACATCAATATCCGCCGTTTTACAGTCGTCGAAGGCACGATCAGCACATATGTGCACGGTAAAGGCGCGATCGGCGTCATAGTTAAAATGGCCGAGCCCGCAAGCGACAATCCCCTCTTTGCGGAAGCCGCGAAGAACATGGCTCTTCAGATCGCCGCCATGGGTCCGCAATATCTTGACGAGGCCTCCGTTCCCGCAAGCGTTATCGAAAGCGAAAAGGAAATTATCGCCGCCACGATTAAGAATGACGAGGCCAACGCGAAAAAGCCCGCCAACATCATCGACAAGATGGTCCTCGGCAAGCTTTCCAAATTCTATGAAACGAACTGCCTGCTTCTCCAGAGCTATGTAAAAGACGATCAACTCAACGTAAAGAAGTATCTTGCTTCCGTTTCCGCTGAGATCGGCTCTCCCGTCGCCGTCGAAGCGTTTTATAAATACGAACGCGGCGAAGGCATTGAGAAGAAGGAAGAAAATTACGCCGAGGAAATCGCAAAGCTGGCCGGGATCGCGACGAAGTAA
- the dnaG gene encoding DNA primase: protein MLPESFIQELKMRVSLEDIAGQYVRLKRAGSNLVGCCPFHSEKTPSFTIYSPGDHFYCFGCGAGGDVITFVMRIEALDYMSAVEQLAERAGMKVPDEGQDAGQRTDKQRYYEINKKAARYFYEILMSPRGEPGMKYLIKRGLGVETIRHFGLGYAGDDFDGLVGYLSREGFTAEEMKTAFLAGIGSKSGKPFDYFRGRVMFPIIDLNGKVCAFGGRIIGDGNPKYLNSSDTPVFKKSRTLFAGNYAKNAGTDSLILCEGYMDVIALHAAGFTNAVATLGTSLTGEQSRLMRRYASKVFLCYDSDEPGKKAAKRAIELLDAADIKVKVITLQGAKDPDEYIKTFGKAAFQEVLDGSEGQIEYTFNSIKAGYDLNVPEDKLRFAREICAKLSGIRSPLEKEVYIERLRELTGLDASILRAEADRSAKRAVRSAVRERTEADLKKTAGYGDTANPEKIKYPAACAKEEGIIGILLLRPEYLADEKTRTLVDPGNFVTAFGREAVTELLKLGSDGGFDFSYLAQSFSPDKLGALTRMKLARASLTDNSPAVLASLAESLKEEKKAAESAEITSAEALAERLKELRKQKS, encoded by the coding sequence ATGCTGCCCGAAAGCTTCATACAGGAACTTAAAATGCGTGTGTCGCTTGAAGACATAGCCGGGCAATATGTGCGGTTAAAGCGAGCAGGATCAAATCTTGTCGGTTGCTGCCCTTTTCATAGCGAAAAGACGCCGTCATTTACCATTTATTCGCCCGGAGATCATTTTTACTGTTTCGGCTGCGGAGCGGGCGGAGATGTAATCACCTTTGTAATGAGGATAGAAGCTCTTGACTATATGTCCGCGGTAGAGCAGCTGGCTGAGCGCGCCGGAATGAAGGTTCCGGACGAGGGACAGGATGCCGGGCAAAGGACTGATAAACAAAGATATTATGAAATCAACAAGAAAGCGGCGCGTTATTTCTACGAAATTCTGATGTCTCCCCGTGGAGAGCCGGGCATGAAATATCTCATAAAGAGAGGGCTTGGCGTCGAAACAATAAGGCATTTCGGACTGGGATACGCCGGAGACGATTTTGACGGTCTTGTCGGATATCTGAGCAGAGAGGGATTTACGGCGGAGGAGATGAAGACGGCGTTCCTCGCGGGGATAGGAAGTAAAAGCGGAAAGCCGTTTGACTACTTCCGAGGACGCGTCATGTTCCCGATTATCGATTTGAACGGAAAAGTCTGCGCATTCGGAGGACGGATAATCGGCGACGGCAACCCGAAATATCTCAATTCGTCCGACACGCCGGTATTCAAAAAAAGCAGAACCCTGTTCGCGGGAAATTACGCTAAAAATGCCGGAACGGACTCGCTGATATTATGCGAGGGATATATGGACGTGATCGCGCTTCACGCGGCAGGCTTCACGAACGCCGTCGCGACGCTCGGCACATCGCTGACGGGAGAGCAGTCCAGGCTGATGAGAAGATATGCCTCGAAGGTTTTCCTGTGCTATGACTCTGACGAGCCCGGAAAAAAAGCCGCGAAACGCGCGATAGAGCTGCTTGACGCGGCGGATATTAAAGTCAAGGTAATAACGTTACAGGGCGCGAAGGATCCGGATGAATACATAAAAACCTTTGGCAAGGCAGCATTTCAAGAGGTGCTGGACGGATCCGAGGGACAGATAGAATACACCTTCAACAGCATAAAAGCCGGATACGACCTGAACGTTCCGGAGGATAAGCTGAGATTTGCGCGGGAGATATGCGCAAAGCTTTCCGGGATACGTTCTCCTCTTGAAAAGGAAGTATACATAGAGCGATTAAGAGAGCTTACGGGTCTGGACGCGTCGATTCTGAGAGCGGAGGCCGACCGAAGCGCAAAGCGCGCCGTCCGAAGCGCGGTAAGAGAACGCACGGAGGCCGATCTGAAGAAAACCGCGGGATACGGTGATACGGCAAACCCGGAAAAGATAAAGTATCCGGCGGCATGCGCCAAAGAAGAAGGCATCATTGGCATACTGCTGTTAAGGCCGGAATACCTCGCCGACGAGAAAACGAGAACGCTGGTTGATCCCGGTAATTTTGTGACAGCCTTCGGGCGAGAGGCCGTCACGGAGCTTTTAAAGCTCGGATCGGACGGCGGATTTGACTTTTCGTATCTGGCGCAAAGCTTTTCGCCGGACAAGCTGGGGGCGCTGACCAGGATGAAGCTCGCGCGCGCGTCGCTGACTGATAATTCACCGGCGGTTCTGGCGAGCCTTGCCGAATCGCTGAAAGAAGAAAAAAAAGCGGCGGAAAGCGCAGAAATTACGTCGGCGGAGGCATTGGCCGAGCGGTTAAAAGAGCTCAGAAAGCAAAAATCCTGA
- the rpoD gene encoding RNA polymerase sigma factor RpoD: protein MNENHRPTISELIERGRQKGSLSNSEIMEAMDDVDFDSDQIEKIYETLENMGIEVTDYLEVPDLDAIEADVEAFDSPEDVEKILASEGIAIEDHVRMYLKEIGKVPLLDAGRELELATKMAQGDEQSKKLLVEANLRLVVSIAKRYVGRGMFFLDLIQEGNLGLMKAVEKFDYSKGYKFSTYATWWIRQAITRAIADQARTIRIPVHMVETINKVLRVSRQLLQELGHEASADEISEVMNIPPDKVREIMKLAQEPVSLETPIGEEEDSHLGDFIPDNDAPAPAEAASHTMLREQLEEVLDTLTPREASVLKLRFGFNDGRSHTLEDVGKEFNITRERIRQIEAKALRKLRHPSRAKKLRDFLD from the coding sequence ATGAACGAAAACCATAGGCCGACTATCAGCGAGCTGATTGAAAGAGGACGCCAAAAGGGTTCGCTTTCAAACAGCGAGATTATGGAAGCGATGGACGACGTTGATTTTGACAGCGATCAAATAGAAAAAATATATGAAACGCTTGAGAATATGGGAATAGAGGTAACGGATTATCTTGAGGTTCCTGATCTCGATGCTATTGAGGCGGATGTCGAAGCGTTTGATTCGCCTGAGGATGTAGAAAAGATTCTTGCGTCAGAAGGTATCGCGATCGAAGATCACGTAAGGATGTACCTGAAGGAAATCGGAAAGGTACCTCTGCTGGACGCCGGAAGAGAGCTGGAGCTTGCGACGAAGATGGCGCAGGGCGACGAGCAGTCGAAAAAGCTGCTTGTCGAGGCGAACCTCAGGCTTGTCGTCAGCATAGCGAAAAGATATGTCGGCAGAGGAATGTTTTTTCTCGATCTGATACAGGAAGGAAATCTCGGCCTGATGAAAGCGGTCGAGAAGTTCGATTATTCCAAGGGATACAAGTTTTCTACTTATGCAACATGGTGGATACGTCAGGCTATCACGAGAGCGATAGCGGATCAGGCGCGCACAATAAGAATTCCCGTACATATGGTGGAGACTATCAATAAAGTGCTGCGCGTATCGCGTCAGCTTCTTCAGGAGCTTGGTCACGAGGCGAGCGCCGACGAGATCAGCGAAGTGATGAATATACCTCCCGACAAGGTCAGGGAAATCATGAAGCTTGCCCAGGAGCCCGTGTCTCTGGAAACGCCGATAGGCGAGGAGGAGGACAGCCATCTCGGAGATTTCATTCCGGACAACGACGCGCCGGCACCGGCGGAGGCGGCAAGCCACACGATGCTGCGCGAACAGCTCGAAGAGGTGCTTGACACTCTTACTCCGAGAGAAGCAAGCGTATTGAAGCTTCGCTTCGGATTCAACGACGGAAGAAGCCATACGCTCGAGGACGTCGGAAAAGAATTTAACATAACCAGAGAGCGCATACGTCAGATAGAAGCAAAGGCGTTGAGAAAGCTCCGCCATCCGAGCAGGGCAAAAAAGCTGCGGGACTTTTTGGATTGA
- the ileS gene encoding isoleucine--tRNA ligase yields the protein MYNKVTTDLNFTEREKEIEKFWRENRIFEKSIENRKQGETYTFYDGPPTANGKPHIGHVLTRVIKDMVPRYQTMKGKKVLRKAGWDTHGLPVELEVEKKLGLDGKDQIEKYGLIPFINECKESVWKYKGMWEDFSRTVGFWADMENPYVTYHNNYIESEWWALKQIYEKGLLYKGFKIVPYCPRCGTPLSSHEVAQGYKDVKEKSAIAKFPVEGENNTFYLAWTTTPWTLPSNVALCVNKNVDYVKVKAESGEYFILAKALCESVLKGGYEIVGEFKGTELERKRYIPLYDFDKVGEKAFYITCDDYVTISDGTGIVHIAPAFGEDDNRVGKKYGLPFVQMVGSKGEMKEKTPWAGMFCKDADKEVFYDLKTRGLLYASLPFEHSYPFCWRCDTPLIYYARDSWFIKMTDVKDKLIANNETINWIPETIGKGRFGEWLRNVQDWSISRDRYWGTPLNIWECECGHRHSIGSIAELKSMSDNCPDDIELHKPYIDAVTIKCPKCGGQMKRTKEVIDCWFDSGAMPFAQWHYPFENKEIFDDNFPADFISEALDQTRGWFYSLLAISTLIFDRAPYKNVIVLGLVQDENGQKMSKSKGNAVDPFDALKKHGADAIRWYFYSNSAPWLPNRFYDAAVTEGQRTFMGTLWNTYAFFVLYANIDNFDAAKHKLDESKMRVLDKWIISKLNTLTKVVDEYLGDYKITEAARALNSFVDELSNWYVRLSRERFWSSELTDDKTAAYMTLYTVLVTLSKLCAPMTPFMSESIYRNLVCSINPAAPESVHLCDYPVFDESKIDKPLEDKMEEVGEIVTLGRACRNAAAIKNRQPLSRMFVGAENELPEFYRDIILSELNIKSLEFTSEVGKYINYSFKPQLKTLGPKLGKSIGELKNLLAAIDGKAAMAELDATGYLKVKLSDGEKQIAKEDLLIERAKVDGFIADSDHGITVVLDTTLNEELIEEGYVREVISKLQTMRKEAGFEVMDNIAVFAVCDAMLCGIIAKNKSQIMHDTLAKSIELVPSLPEETGYAKDWSINGTPCSLSVKKL from the coding sequence ATGTACAATAAAGTAACCACGGATCTTAATTTTACCGAGAGGGAAAAGGAAATCGAAAAATTCTGGCGCGAAAACCGGATATTCGAAAAAAGCATTGAAAACCGCAAACAAGGCGAAACATATACCTTTTATGACGGTCCGCCGACAGCAAACGGAAAGCCACACATCGGACATGTGCTGACGAGAGTTATAAAGGATATGGTTCCAAGATATCAGACCATGAAGGGCAAAAAAGTGCTCAGAAAGGCCGGATGGGACACTCACGGACTTCCCGTAGAGCTTGAGGTCGAAAAAAAGCTGGGACTGGACGGCAAGGATCAGATTGAAAAATACGGCCTGATTCCGTTTATAAACGAATGCAAGGAAAGCGTATGGAAATATAAGGGTATGTGGGAGGATTTTTCCCGCACGGTCGGATTTTGGGCCGATATGGAAAATCCATATGTGACATACCACAATAATTATATAGAATCCGAATGGTGGGCGCTGAAACAGATATACGAAAAAGGTCTTTTGTACAAGGGCTTTAAAATAGTGCCGTATTGCCCGAGATGCGGAACTCCTCTTTCAAGCCACGAGGTAGCGCAGGGATATAAGGACGTAAAGGAAAAATCCGCGATAGCCAAATTCCCTGTCGAGGGCGAAAACAACACTTTCTATCTTGCATGGACGACGACACCCTGGACTCTCCCGTCCAACGTCGCGCTCTGCGTCAATAAAAACGTGGACTATGTAAAGGTGAAAGCCGAAAGCGGAGAATATTTCATACTTGCCAAGGCGCTCTGTGAGAGTGTGCTGAAGGGCGGATATGAGATCGTCGGCGAATTCAAAGGCACGGAGCTTGAACGCAAGAGATACATCCCTCTTTATGACTTTGACAAAGTCGGCGAAAAGGCGTTTTACATCACCTGCGACGATTATGTTACGATTTCAGACGGCACGGGCATTGTCCATATTGCTCCGGCTTTCGGAGAAGACGACAATCGCGTGGGAAAGAAATACGGACTTCCGTTTGTTCAGATGGTCGGCAGCAAGGGCGAAATGAAAGAAAAGACTCCCTGGGCCGGAATGTTCTGCAAGGACGCCGACAAAGAGGTGTTTTACGATCTCAAAACGCGCGGTCTGCTTTACGCTTCGCTTCCGTTTGAGCATTCATATCCCTTCTGCTGGAGATGCGATACCCCGCTTATATATTACGCCCGCGATTCGTGGTTCATAAAGATGACCGACGTAAAGGACAAGCTGATAGCAAATAATGAAACGATAAACTGGATCCCGGAAACAATAGGAAAAGGCAGATTCGGCGAATGGCTGAGAAATGTGCAGGACTGGAGCATAAGCCGAGACAGATACTGGGGCACGCCGCTCAATATCTGGGAATGCGAATGCGGACACCGTCATTCAATCGGAAGCATAGCCGAATTAAAGTCGATGAGCGATAACTGTCCGGACGACATAGAGCTTCACAAGCCTTATATAGACGCCGTAACCATAAAATGTCCGAAGTGCGGCGGACAGATGAAACGTACCAAGGAAGTCATTGACTGCTGGTTTGATTCCGGCGCAATGCCGTTTGCGCAGTGGCATTATCCTTTCGAAAACAAGGAAATATTCGATGATAATTTCCCCGCCGATTTCATAAGCGAAGCCCTTGACCAGACGAGGGGCTGGTTCTATTCGCTGCTGGCTATTTCCACGTTGATATTCGACCGCGCGCCATATAAAAACGTGATAGTGCTCGGTCTTGTGCAGGATGAAAACGGACAGAAAATGTCCAAATCAAAGGGCAACGCGGTCGATCCGTTCGACGCGCTTAAAAAGCATGGAGCCGACGCGATACGCTGGTATTTCTATTCGAACAGCGCGCCGTGGCTTCCTAACCGCTTTTACGACGCGGCCGTTACGGAGGGACAGCGCACATTCATGGGGACGCTGTGGAATACGTACGCGTTTTTCGTGCTGTACGCGAATATCGATAATTTCGACGCGGCCAAGCATAAGCTCGATGAAAGTAAAATGCGCGTATTGGACAAGTGGATCATATCAAAGCTCAACACGCTTACAAAAGTTGTCGACGAATATCTGGGTGATTATAAGATAACAGAGGCCGCGCGCGCTCTCAATTCCTTTGTGGATGAACTTAGCAACTGGTATGTCCGGCTTTCGAGAGAACGCTTTTGGTCGAGCGAGCTGACAGACGACAAGACGGCGGCATATATGACGCTTTACACCGTGCTTGTTACGCTTTCAAAGCTCTGCGCGCCGATGACGCCGTTCATGAGCGAATCGATTTACCGCAATCTCGTTTGTTCGATCAATCCTGCCGCGCCGGAAAGCGTTCATCTCTGCGATTATCCAGTCTTCGACGAATCGAAAATTGACAAGCCTCTTGAGGACAAAATGGAGGAAGTGGGCGAGATCGTCACATTGGGGCGCGCCTGCAGAAATGCCGCGGCCATCAAAAATCGCCAGCCGCTTTCACGCATGTTTGTCGGAGCCGAAAACGAGCTTCCCGAATTCTACAGAGATATCATATTGAGCGAGCTGAATATAAAATCGCTCGAATTTACCTCGGAGGTAGGCAAGTATATTAATTACAGCTTCAAGCCACAGCTTAAAACGCTCGGACCAAAGCTGGGAAAATCGATAGGAGAGCTGAAAAATCTTCTGGCCGCAATTGACGGAAAAGCCGCTATGGCGGAGCTTGACGCGACCGGATATCTTAAGGTTAAGCTTTCCGACGGTGAAAAGCAAATCGCAAAAGAAGACCTTCTCATAGAAAGAGCCAAGGTCGACGGCTTTATCGCCGATTCCGATCACGGAATCACGGTTGTGCTCGACACCACGCTGAATGAAGAGCTTATCGAGGAAGGATATGTGCGCGAGGTAATTTCAAAGCTGCAGACGATGCGCAAGGAGGCCGGATTCGAGGTCATGGACAACATTGCGGTATTCGCTGTCTGTGACGCGATGCTATGCGGCATCATAGCCAAAAACAAGTCTCAGATCATGCACGACACTCTCGCAAAATCCATAGAGCTTGTACCGTCACTGCCAGAAGAAACAGGATATGCGAAGGACTGGAGCATAAACGGAACCCCATGCTCTCTCTCCGTGAAAAAGCTGTAA
- the rpsB gene encoding 30S ribosomal protein S2 encodes MSVISMKQLLEAGVHFGHQTRRWNPKMAEYIFTQRNGIYIIDLQKTVKKVEEAYAFVRDTAIDNGTILFVGTKKQAQDAIKEEAERAGMYFVNARWPGGMLTNYKTIKKSISRLQNLRKLEEDGTFELLPKKEVLALRKEMETLERDYGGIKNMKDLPDAIFIVDPHKERNAVNEAKKLGIPIVAIVDTNCDPDEVDYIIPGNDDAIRAIRLIASVLADAVLEGHQGEQFSEAAVAAADESVKVNEEEDVKPEE; translated from the coding sequence ATGTCAGTTATTTCTATGAAGCAGCTTCTCGAAGCCGGTGTTCATTTCGGACATCAGACGAGAAGATGGAACCCGAAAATGGCTGAGTACATTTTCACCCAGAGAAACGGCATATACATCATTGACCTTCAGAAGACCGTTAAAAAAGTCGAAGAGGCATATGCCTTTGTCCGCGATACCGCGATCGATAACGGAACTATTCTGTTCGTCGGCACAAAAAAGCAGGCTCAGGACGCGATTAAAGAAGAAGCTGAAAGAGCCGGTATGTACTTTGTAAACGCGCGCTGGCCGGGCGGAATGCTCACCAACTATAAAACCATAAAAAAGAGTATCTCCCGTCTTCAGAACCTCCGCAAGCTTGAAGAAGACGGAACCTTTGAGCTCCTCCCCAAGAAAGAAGTCCTCGCTCTCAGAAAAGAGATGGAGACTCTCGAAAGAGATTACGGCGGAATCAAGAACATGAAGGATCTTCCCGACGCCATATTCATTGTCGACCCCCACAAGGAAAGAAACGCAGTCAACGAAGCAAAAAAGCTCGGTATTCCGATAGTCGCTATCGTCGATACCAACTGCGATCCTGACGAAGTCGATTATATCATCCCCGGCAACGACGACGCCATCCGCGCCATCCGCCTTATCGCCTCCGTCCTCGCGGACGCGGTCCTTGAAGGACATCAGGGCGAGCAGTTCTCCGAAGCAGCTGTTGCGGCAGCCGATGAATCAGTCAAGGTCAACGAAGAAGAGGATGTAAAACCCGAGGAATAA